GTTCCTGGACGACGAGGAAGACGAATCCGGCACCGGTGTCGAAGACCTGATCGGCGGCGGACCGAAGCCGGGTGGCGACGAGGGCTGACAAAACCACTGCATTGGCAGATTGACATTATCTGCCAGTTGCGGGTATCACGCAGACATCGCCGCCAGCCCCCAAGCTGAACGGTAGTTTTTCCGGCCAGGGCCGGTGAAATGTGAAAGAGATTTCGGGGTCATAGCTCAGTTGGGAGAGCGCTACAATGGCATTGTAGAGGTCGGCGGTTCGATTCCGCCTGGCTCCACCAGACAAGCAAAGGACGTTGAAGCGGTGTCGCTTCAGCGTCCTTTTGTATTCAGGCCTGCGTGTGGACGGAGCACCATGTCTCCGTCCACATTTGTCGTCAGATGAACAAGGTGTCGGACTCCAGGTAAGCCTGGGCACTGACGCCGAACACGTCCTGCAGCAGCACCACGTCGGTGAAGTCTCCGTCCTGTCCACTGAGATTGACCGACACGGATGTGCCGCGGTCGGTTTCGGAAAACGACACGAGCTGATCCAGGTTCATCGTGGTGTCCAGTGCCAACATGCTGAAATCCAGCACGTCCTGATCGGAAAAATCCGCAATCCTGTCGAACGAGCTTACACCCTGTTCATTGAGGATATCGTCGCTGGCCCAGATGAAGCTGTCTGCTCCCAGGCCGCCGAACATGCGGTCATTGCCGGACCCGCCGGACACGATGTCGTTGCCCGACCCGGCTGACAGGTAGTCATTGCCGAGCCCGCCATAGACCTCATCGTCGCCAGAACCACCATAGACACGGTCGTTGTGCTCACCGCCATTGACCACATCGTTGCCGGAGCCGCCGACGACACGGTCCTGACCACTGCCGCCGTCAAGCGTGTCGTCGCCGGAATGACCGTTCAGTGTATCGGACCCCGAATCGCCATTGAGACGGTCGTTACCGCTGTTGCCCGACAGTGTGTCATCACCGCTGCCGCCGGAAATGACATCATCGCCGGAATTGCCCGACAGATCGTCATTGCCCGAGCCGCCGGTCACAATGTCTGCGCCGGAACCGCCAGAGATGATGTCTGCACCACCATCACCGTTCAACCGGTCGTCTCCCGACCCGCCGGAAATGGTATCGTCGCCGGCACCGCCGGAGGCGATGTCATTGCCGGAATTGCCGGAGATTTCATCATTGCCGTCGTTACCGGAAACGTTGTCGTCACCGGAATTGCCCGACAGCTTGTCGTTGCCGTAACCGCCCTGGATGATGTCATCGCCGCTGACGCCGTAAATCTCATCATCGCCATCGCCGCCATAAAGCACATCATCATCCGGCAGGTTGCCGGTACCGGTGCTGGCCGGAAGCAGAGCGACAGTGTTCTGCTGGCCGATCTCGACCCGGATGATGGTGTCGTCATAATCATTGTCGCCACCGCCATAGATGTCTTCAAAGCCGATCAGCAGTTCACCGGTGACCGTGCTGGCGCGCGAAACCACGTGGGAGTAGTCGTCGGGGTTGGGTGCAAACCCGTCCTCGGCCGATGCGGTTGAATGAAACACACTGTAACCGAACTGGCTTCTGATGTGGACTTCCTCACCCGGGGTGTCTCCGACCCACCACAGCTCGACCGCCTGGTCATTTACCGACCCTGGCTGACCGTCCTGTGTGCGGAACTCGAAGCGCCCGGTCTCGGCAGACAACGCGTCGCGATTGAGCGTGCCCTTGTTGTAGCCGTTGGAAACCACGAAGAATCCGAGTTGAGTACCGTCGGCAACATCAAATGTCGTCTGTGACTGGTTCGGCACGAGATCACCGCCGCTGCCGACCTTGGATGCGTTCGGAAACAGGATTTGCACATTGCCGATACTGCCGTCCGCCGCGATCTCGTAAACGCCAAGGGCGTTCCGGTAACCTGCGCCTTCATCAACAAATGTCACCTTGGCTTCTGTAGCCTGCTGGATGACCAGCTGAGACATGTCGATATAGGCAGGTTTGCCGTTGCCATAGATGACATCATCGCCGCCCTGACCATAGATCAGGTCGTTGCCGCTGCCGCCGAAGACTTCGTCGTCGCCGCTCAGTGCTTCAATCCGGTCGTCTCCACCATAGCCGGCCAGCACTTCTGACCGACCGGTGCCTCGGAGACCGTCATTGTCGCCTGTCCCAAGGACAGGCGAGATATTCCATTGCGTATCTACACTCATGGTTTAGTTCCTTCTTGGAATTTGGGGGGATTTACCAGCCGATGCCCTGATAACCAGGCTGCTCCGGCAGGTTCTTGAAGAGCCGCACAAGATCGACGACTTTGACATCGCCTGAGCCGTCTCTAAGCAGTTCGCGGTAGTGCTGTGAGGCATGCGTCACCACCACCACGTCGGAGTTTTCAATTACGTCCTCCACGTCGGCGCTCAACATCCCCGGCAGT
Above is a window of Anderseniella sp. Alg231-50 DNA encoding:
- a CDS encoding DUF4114 domain-containing protein; this encodes MSVDTQWNISPVLGTGDNDGLRGTGRSEVLAGYGGDDRIEALSGDDEVFGGSGNDLIYGQGGDDVIYGNGKPAYIDMSQLVIQQATEAKVTFVDEGAGYRNALGVYEIAADGSIGNVQILFPNASKVGSGGDLVPNQSQTTFDVADGTQLGFFVVSNGYNKGTLNRDALSAETGRFEFRTQDGQPGSVNDQAVELWWVGDTPGEEVHIRSQFGYSVFHSTASAEDGFAPNPDDYSHVVSRASTVTGELLIGFEDIYGGGDNDYDDTIIRVEIGQQNTVALLPASTGTGNLPDDDVLYGGDGDDEIYGVSGDDIIQGGYGNDKLSGNSGDDNVSGNDGNDEISGNSGNDIASGGAGDDTISGGSGDDRLNGDGGADIISGGSGADIVTGGSGNDDLSGNSGDDVISGGSGDDTLSGNSGNDRLNGDSGSDTLNGHSGDDTLDGGSGQDRVVGGSGNDVVNGGEHNDRVYGGSGDDEVYGGLGNDYLSAGSGNDIVSGGSGNDRMFGGLGADSFIWASDDILNEQGVSSFDRIADFSDQDVLDFSMLALDTTMNLDQLVSFSETDRGTSVSVNLSGQDGDFTDVVLLQDVFGVSAQAYLESDTLFI